In Pseudomonadota bacterium, the genomic window ATATAGGCTCATCAACAGGTGGTTTTGTTGACTGTCTTTTAAAATATGGGGCATCCACTGTGTATGCGATTGATGTCGGAGCCCATCAGCTCCACGAAAAGCTGAGAAAGGACAGAAGGGTTATCATTAAAGAAAATATAAACGCAAGATACTTAACATTAGAAGACATCGGGGAAAATGTAGATGTTATCACAATAGATGTATCCTTTATATCATTAAAAAAGATACTGCCTGCCATGATTCCCCTGATGAATGCTGGTGGGTTCATAATCTCACTTTTAAAACCCCAGTTTGAGGTAGGGAGGTTTGAGGTAGGCAAGGGTGGCATAGTAAAAGATGACGATAAAATCAAAAAGGTGATTGAGGATATAAAAATGTACGGGGAGGCTCTCGGTATAATACCTGTAAGTGTTGTTGAGTCACCGAGGGAAAAGGAAAAAAAGAACAGAGAATATTTTATATTATGGGAACTGCAAAAACCCCAAAACCAGTCAAATTCTTCGCAAGCATAATATTCAAAGACGAAGAATTTTTGCAGCCGGCAGAGGAAAATCTCAAGGCTTCTATAGGAGATATTGAGGAAAAGACTGCATTCATGCCTTTTTATCACACAAAGTACTATGAGGGCGAGATGGGAAAGGATCTCTCAC contains:
- a CDS encoding TlyA family RNA methyltransferase — protein: MAKERIDVILARRGLAPSKEKAGVLVMAGEIYVGKERIAKPDKKIADDAHIEIRKNPIPYVSFGGVKLEEAIRAFGIDIRNKKALDIGSSTGGFVDCLLKYGASTVYAIDVGAHQLHEKLRKDRRVIIKENINARYLTLEDIGENVDVITIDVSFISLKKILPAMIPLMNAGGFIISLLKPQFEVGRFEVGKGGIVKDDDKIKKVIEDIKMYGEALGIIPVSVVESPREKEKKNREYFILWELQKPQNQSNSSQA